The proteins below are encoded in one region of Telopea speciosissima isolate NSW1024214 ecotype Mountain lineage chromosome 10, Tspe_v1, whole genome shotgun sequence:
- the LOC122643471 gene encoding aspartic proteinase CDR1-like, which produces MIVGTVIIMWLDHTLEGFVATETFTLDSTSGRSVTLPEKIFGCGHNNGGTFHERETGLVGLGGGLLSLISQLKSSVGGKFSYCLVPFEKENLTSKLNFGSEAVVSGDDVISTPLVTKDLVTFYYVTLEAISVGNKRLPYKNSSNSVADEGNIILDSGSTLTFIESEFYHNSESEMKKLIHGQSFIDNFFSLWYEPGIDVNVSVTFHFSDVDVNVGVFGNIAQMDFLVGHDLEKRKVVTAKPPQVVVTSSSESESSSRLNNASESSSEEEEIGAVTSDAQKYETLLKESDAANESLQKLRDDLKATVDTVKEGRTG; this is translated from the exons ATGATTGTGGGTACGGTTATCATTATGTGGTTGGATCACACACTAGAGGGTTTTGTTGCTACTGAGACATTCACATTGGATTCCACTAGTGGCAGGTCAGTCACCTTACCAGAGAAAATCTTTGGTTGTGGACACAACAATGGTGGAACCTTCCATGAGAGAGAAACTGGTCTAGTTGGCCTCGGAGGGGGTCTGCTATCACTGATTTCGCAATTGAAATCATCTGTTGGTGGCAAGTTTTCCTACTGCTTAGTCCCTTTTGAGAAAGAAAATCTGACAAGCAAATTGAATTTTGGTAGTGAAGCTGTCGTTTCGGGTGATGATGTCATCTCCACTCCTTTAGTGACAAAGGATCTAGTTACATTCTATTATGTGACCCTTGAAGCAATTAGTGTCGGAAACAAGAGATTGCCATACAAGAATTCATCCAACTCTGTCGCTGATGAGGGAAATATTATCCTCGATTCTGGTTCAACATTGACATTTATCGAAAGTGAGTTCTACCATAATTCTGAATCAGAAATGAAGAAATTGATTCATGGTCAAAGTTTTATAGATAATTTTTTTAGCTTGTGGTACGAACCTGGTATTGATGTCAATGTTTCAGTTACTTTCCATTTTTCCGATGTCGACGTCAA TGTGGGTGTCTTTGGAAACATAGCtcaaatggatttcttggtTGGCCATGATCTGGAAAAAAGGAAG GTTGTCACTGCGAAGCCTCCTCAGGTCGTCGTTACTAGCTCCTCGGAGTCTGAGTCCTCCTCTCGTTTGAATAATGCCTCTGAAAGCAgttctgaagaagaagagatcggTGCTGTCACCTCG GATGCCCAGAAATATGAGACTCTTCTCAAGGAAAGCGACGCCGCAAATGAGAGCCTACAGAAGCTGAGGGATGACCTCAAGGCGACTGTGGATACGGTGAAGGAAGGTAGGACCGGCTAG